From Streptomyces sp. NBC_00237, a single genomic window includes:
- the glpK gene encoding glycerol kinase GlpK, producing MTDAHTAGPFIAAIDQGTTSSRCIVFDKDGRIVAVDQKEHEQIFPKPGWVEHDANEIWENVQEVVAGAVVKAGISAADVKAIGITNQRETTLMWDKNTGEPVHNAIVWQDTRTDALCKELGRNVGQDRFRRETGLPLASYFAGPKVRWLLDNVEGLREKAEAGDILFGTMDSWVIWNLTGGVNGGVHVTDVTNASRTLLMNLHKMAWDDKILQSMDIPAAVLPEIRSSAEVYGTAASGVLQGVPVASALGDQQAALFGQTCFSEGEAKSTYGTGTFMLMNTGEEPVNSYNGLLTTVGYQIGDQKPVYALEGSIAVTGSLVQWMRDQMGMIKTAAEIETLASSVDDNGGAYFVPAFSGLFAPYWRSDARGVIAGLTRYVTKAHIARAVLEATAWQTREITDAMTKDSGVELTALKVDGGMTSNNLLMQTLSDFLDAPVVRPMVAETTCLGAAYAAGLAVGFWSSTDELRANWRRAAEWTPRMEADVRDREYKNWLKAVERTMGWLEEDEN from the coding sequence GTGACCGACGCACACACCGCAGGCCCCTTCATCGCCGCGATCGACCAGGGCACCACGTCCAGCCGCTGCATCGTCTTCGACAAGGACGGCCGCATCGTCGCGGTCGACCAGAAGGAGCACGAGCAGATCTTCCCGAAGCCGGGCTGGGTGGAGCACGACGCCAACGAGATCTGGGAGAACGTCCAGGAGGTCGTCGCCGGGGCCGTCGTGAAGGCGGGAATCTCCGCCGCCGACGTCAAGGCGATCGGCATCACCAATCAGCGCGAGACCACGCTGATGTGGGACAAGAACACCGGTGAGCCCGTCCACAACGCCATCGTCTGGCAGGACACCCGCACCGACGCCCTCTGCAAGGAGCTCGGCCGCAACGTCGGCCAGGACCGCTTCCGCCGCGAGACCGGTCTGCCGCTGGCCTCGTACTTCGCCGGTCCCAAGGTCCGCTGGCTCCTCGACAACGTCGAGGGCCTGCGCGAGAAGGCCGAGGCGGGCGACATCCTCTTCGGCACCATGGACTCCTGGGTCATCTGGAACCTCACCGGCGGCGTGAACGGCGGCGTCCACGTCACCGACGTCACCAACGCCTCGCGCACCCTCCTGATGAACCTGCACAAGATGGCGTGGGACGACAAGATCCTGCAGTCCATGGACATCCCGGCCGCCGTCCTGCCGGAGATCCGTTCGTCCGCCGAGGTGTACGGAACGGCCGCCTCCGGCGTGCTCCAGGGCGTCCCGGTCGCCTCCGCGCTCGGTGACCAGCAGGCGGCCCTCTTCGGCCAGACCTGCTTCTCCGAGGGCGAGGCCAAGTCGACGTACGGCACCGGCACGTTCATGCTGATGAACACCGGCGAGGAGCCCGTCAACTCCTACAACGGGTTGCTGACGACCGTCGGCTACCAGATCGGCGACCAGAAGCCGGTCTACGCGCTGGAAGGCTCCATCGCGGTCACCGGTTCGCTGGTGCAGTGGATGCGCGACCAGATGGGCATGATCAAGACCGCCGCGGAGATCGAGACGCTGGCCTCCAGCGTCGACGACAACGGCGGTGCGTACTTCGTGCCCGCGTTCTCCGGTCTGTTCGCACCGTACTGGCGCTCCGACGCCCGCGGTGTGATCGCCGGTCTCACCCGGTACGTCACCAAGGCGCACATCGCGCGCGCCGTCCTGGAGGCGACCGCGTGGCAGACCCGTGAGATCACCGACGCCATGACCAAGGACTCGGGCGTCGAGCTGACCGCGCTCAAGGTCGACGGCGGCATGACCTCCAACAACCTGCTGATGCAGACCCTGTCGGACTTCCTGGACGCGCCCGTCGTCCGTCCGATGGTCGCCGAGACCACGTGTCTGGGCGCCGCGTACGCGGCCGGTCTCGCGGTCGGCTTCTGGTCCTCCACCGACGAGCTGCGGGCCAACTGGCGCCGGGCCGCCGAGTGGACGCCGCGCATGGAGGCGGACGTCCGGGACCGCGAGTACAAGAACTGGCTCAAGGCCGTCGAGCGGACCATGGGCTGGCTCGAAGAAGACGAGAACTGA
- a CDS encoding glycerol-3-phosphate dehydrogenase/oxidase, with amino-acid sequence MTTLHSGPTHGARPDDGSTASRAETRERLSKATYDLLVIGGGILGISTAWHAAQSGLRVALVDAGDFAGATSSASSKLLHGGLRYLQTGAVKLVAENHFERRAVSRDVAPHLANPLTFYLPVYKGGPHGAAKLGAGVFAYSALSAFGDGVGHVISPSRAAKDVPELRTDNLKAVAVYGDDQMNDSRMALMTVRAAVESGATVLNHAEVTGLRFTHGRVTGAELKDRMDGTEFGVDARLVLNATGPWVDHLRKLEDPNSAPSIRLSKGAHLVLKRTSPWRAALATPIDKYRITFALPWEDQLLLGTTDEEYEGDPADVAVNDKDVTQILDEAAFSIRDQQLSRDLITYSFAGLRVLPGGPGDTSKAKRETVVTEGRGGMLSVAGGKWTTFRHIGRTVMNKLAALPGHPLGEDMEPISRLPKKLPLPGISNPNAVAHRLLVDGGTPGPRMSPETARHLATHYGSLSFDIARLAADDPALAERIHPDAPEIWAQVVYARDHEWAETADDVLRRRTTLTIRGLATDDVRAKVERVLRREA; translated from the coding sequence ATGACCACCCTGCACAGCGGCCCGACCCACGGGGCGCGACCGGACGACGGTTCCACCGCGAGCCGCGCCGAGACCCGGGAGCGGCTTTCCAAGGCGACGTACGACCTCCTGGTGATCGGCGGTGGCATCCTGGGCATCTCGACCGCCTGGCACGCCGCTCAGTCCGGGCTGCGGGTGGCTCTGGTGGACGCCGGTGACTTCGCCGGCGCCACCTCCTCGGCCTCCTCCAAGCTGCTGCACGGAGGGCTGCGCTACCTCCAGACCGGCGCGGTGAAGCTGGTCGCGGAGAACCACTTCGAGCGGCGTGCCGTCTCGCGCGACGTGGCCCCGCACCTGGCCAACCCGCTGACCTTCTACCTGCCCGTCTACAAGGGCGGTCCGCACGGCGCGGCCAAGCTGGGCGCGGGCGTCTTCGCCTACTCGGCGCTGTCCGCGTTCGGCGACGGCGTCGGTCACGTGATCTCGCCGTCGCGTGCGGCCAAGGACGTGCCGGAGCTGCGTACGGACAACCTGAAGGCCGTCGCGGTCTACGGCGACGACCAGATGAACGACTCCCGGATGGCGCTCATGACGGTGCGCGCCGCCGTCGAGTCGGGGGCGACCGTCCTCAACCACGCCGAGGTCACGGGGCTGCGCTTCACGCACGGCCGGGTGACGGGCGCGGAGCTCAAGGACCGCATGGACGGCACCGAGTTCGGTGTCGACGCCCGGCTGGTGCTGAACGCGACCGGCCCGTGGGTGGACCACCTGCGCAAGCTGGAGGACCCCAACTCCGCTCCCTCGATCCGTCTCTCCAAGGGCGCGCACCTGGTCCTGAAGCGGACGTCGCCGTGGAGGGCCGCGCTGGCGACCCCGATCGACAAGTACCGGATCACCTTCGCGCTGCCGTGGGAGGACCAGCTCCTCCTCGGCACCACCGACGAGGAGTACGAGGGCGACCCGGCGGACGTGGCGGTCAACGACAAGGACGTCACGCAGATCCTCGACGAGGCCGCGTTCTCGATCCGCGACCAGCAGCTGTCGCGGGACCTGATCACGTACTCCTTCGCGGGTCTGCGGGTGCTGCCGGGCGGGCCCGGCGACACGTCGAAGGCCAAGCGCGAGACGGTCGTCACCGAGGGCCGCGGCGGCATGCTGTCGGTGGCGGGCGGCAAGTGGACGACCTTCCGCCACATCGGCCGCACCGTCATGAACAAGCTGGCGGCGCTCCCCGGCCACCCGCTGGGCGAGGACATGGAGCCGATCTCGCGGCTGCCGAAGAAGCTCCCGCTGCCGGGCATCTCGAACCCGAACGCGGTCGCGCACCGGCTGCTCGTGGACGGCGGGACGCCCGGTCCGCGGATGTCCCCGGAGACCGCCCGTCACCTGGCCACGCACTACGGGTCGCTGTCCTTCGACATCGCGCGTCTGGCGGCCGACGACCCGGCGCTGGCCGAGCGCATCCACCCGGACGCCCCGGAGATCTGGGCGCAGGTCGTGTACGCGCGCGACCACGAGTGGGCGGAGACGGCGGACGACGTGCTGCGCCGCCGGACCACGCTGACGATCCGGGGTCTGGCGACGGACGACGTACGGGCGAAGGTGGAGCGGGTGCTGCGCCGCGAGGCATAG
- a CDS encoding superoxide dismutase — translation MSDSFARRRLLTAGAGLGGAALLAAVGTAAAGAAERGGAARWPTRFSLPDGFRPEGIAIGDRPYAFFGSLGDGSVYAADLATGRGRVVVTGLGGSTVGLKTDDRGRLFLAGGVSRQIRVADPRTGRHLAVYDVPGAVMVNDVVLHPTAAWFTDSYRPVLYGVPLGRHGSLPAVRDLRELPLSGDWVQGDDFTANGIERTPDGRALIVADTVADGGALMRVDPRTGVARRIDVGAARFPHADGLLLRGHLLYVVQQRQNAIDVVRLDSSGTRGTAVTRITDPRFRIPTTAAAWGDRIYLPNARFDVEPTPDTEYDAVAVRAV, via the coding sequence ATGAGCGACTCCTTTGCACGTCGAAGACTCCTCACCGCGGGCGCGGGCCTGGGCGGGGCAGCACTCCTGGCCGCCGTCGGCACCGCCGCCGCAGGTGCCGCGGAGCGGGGCGGGGCCGCCCGGTGGCCCACCCGCTTCTCCCTGCCCGACGGCTTCCGCCCCGAGGGCATCGCCATCGGCGACCGCCCGTACGCCTTCTTCGGCTCGCTGGGCGACGGCTCGGTGTACGCGGCCGACCTGGCCACCGGCCGGGGCCGCGTCGTCGTGACGGGCCTCGGCGGCTCCACGGTCGGGCTGAAGACCGACGACCGGGGACGGCTGTTCCTGGCGGGCGGGGTGTCCCGGCAGATCCGGGTGGCCGACCCGCGCACCGGCCGCCACCTCGCCGTGTACGACGTGCCCGGTGCCGTCATGGTCAACGACGTGGTGCTGCACCCCACCGCCGCCTGGTTCACCGACTCCTACCGGCCCGTCCTGTACGGCGTTCCGCTCGGCCGCCACGGCAGCCTGCCCGCCGTGCGCGACCTGCGCGAACTCCCGCTGTCCGGCGACTGGGTGCAGGGCGACGACTTCACCGCCAACGGCATCGAGCGCACCCCCGACGGCCGGGCCCTGATCGTGGCCGACACCGTCGCCGACGGCGGTGCGCTGATGCGGGTCGACCCGCGCACCGGAGTCGCCCGCCGTATCGACGTCGGCGCTGCCCGCTTCCCGCACGCCGACGGCCTGCTGCTGCGCGGGCACCTCCTGTACGTCGTCCAGCAGCGGCAGAACGCGATCGACGTGGTCCGCCTGGACTCCTCCGGCACCCGGGGCACCGCCGTCACCCGGATCACCGACCCGCGCTTCCGCATCCCCACCACGGCAGCCGCCTGGGGTGACCGGATCTACCTGCCGAACGCCCGCTTCGACGTGGAGCCGACCCCGGACACGGAGTACGACGCGGTGGCGGTCCGCGCGGTCTGA
- a CDS encoding S8 family peptidase → MTDQVHPGEGPGTTGPGPGGAGFTYQNAEQELIVVARGEARLRAGAEGVRSAAGSDVSALNMFLSDEQLALEPLFGHEERYEGSASHEEQELSLYYRVRGGEDRARELTARLAALPGVETAYVKPGAVPASYPRQSFPYQQQSSPFRQGGEAQHQSGEEGKRLKEGAPVTPDFTGRQGYLRPAPEGVDAPWAWARPGGSGEGVTVIDIEGAWQLGHEDLADKLSGVVVGTPVQDLAWRNHGTAVLGVIGGDPGERGITGIAPQALTAAASFRPLGTAATIRLAAARLSPGDVVLIELHRPGPRFDFAERDDQRGYIALEWWPDDLAAIRWATSRGVLVVEPAGNGAESLDDALYERRPDEFPERWRNPFNPSHGSSGAVLVGAGAPPPGTHGRDHGPDRSRLAFSNYGARVDAQGWGRETTTTGGSWDRPGDLQGGAEEIAWYTDTFAGTSSASPVVVGALACLQGILKAANLPPMDPQRAREVLRASGSPQQDAPGRPSSQRIGNRPDIRAAAMRLLPSSVGTGQAERYWDELLPYPRELPPRLRLFVAGAWRNLNDPAPDIRQAVHAAFAGGRPDVRVWFSDEEIVGLVVTG, encoded by the coding sequence ATGACCGATCAGGTACACCCCGGCGAGGGCCCAGGCACCACGGGCCCGGGACCCGGCGGCGCGGGATTCACCTACCAGAACGCCGAGCAGGAGCTGATCGTCGTCGCACGCGGCGAGGCCCGGCTGCGGGCGGGCGCCGAGGGCGTCAGGTCGGCGGCGGGCTCCGACGTCTCGGCCCTGAACATGTTCCTCAGCGACGAACAGCTCGCCCTGGAGCCCCTGTTCGGTCACGAGGAGCGGTACGAGGGCTCCGCCTCCCACGAGGAGCAGGAGCTGTCGCTCTACTACCGTGTCCGGGGCGGCGAGGACCGGGCCCGCGAGCTGACGGCACGCCTGGCGGCGCTGCCGGGCGTGGAGACGGCGTACGTGAAGCCGGGCGCGGTCCCGGCGTCGTATCCGCGGCAGTCGTTCCCGTACCAGCAGCAGTCGTCGCCGTTCCGGCAGGGCGGCGAGGCGCAGCACCAGAGCGGTGAGGAGGGCAAGCGCCTCAAAGAAGGTGCTCCCGTCACCCCCGACTTCACCGGGCGTCAGGGTTATCTGCGGCCCGCACCCGAGGGTGTCGACGCGCCGTGGGCGTGGGCGCGTCCCGGCGGGTCCGGCGAGGGCGTCACGGTCATCGACATCGAGGGCGCCTGGCAGTTGGGGCACGAGGACCTGGCGGACAAACTGTCCGGTGTCGTGGTCGGCACCCCCGTGCAGGACCTGGCCTGGCGCAACCACGGCACCGCCGTCCTGGGCGTCATCGGCGGCGACCCGGGCGAGCGCGGCATCACCGGCATCGCCCCGCAGGCGCTCACGGCGGCGGCGTCCTTCCGCCCGCTGGGCACCGCGGCCACCATCCGGTTGGCCGCCGCCCGCCTCTCCCCCGGTGACGTCGTCCTGATCGAACTGCACCGTCCTGGGCCCCGGTTCGACTTCGCCGAGCGCGACGACCAGCGCGGGTACATCGCGCTGGAGTGGTGGCCCGACGACCTGGCGGCGATCCGCTGGGCGACCTCGCGCGGGGTGCTCGTGGTGGAGCCCGCGGGCAACGGCGCGGAGAGCCTGGACGACGCCCTGTACGAGCGCAGGCCGGACGAGTTCCCGGAGCGGTGGCGCAACCCCTTCAACCCGTCGCACGGGTCCTCGGGGGCCGTTCTGGTGGGTGCGGGCGCTCCCCCGCCCGGGACGCACGGCCGCGATCACGGCCCTGACCGCTCGCGGCTCGCGTTCTCCAACTACGGCGCCCGCGTGGACGCCCAGGGCTGGGGCCGGGAGACCACCACCACGGGTGGCTCCTGGGACCGTCCCGGCGACCTCCAGGGCGGTGCGGAGGAGATCGCCTGGTACACCGACACCTTCGCCGGTACGTCGTCGGCGTCGCCGGTGGTGGTGGGTGCGCTCGCCTGCCTCCAGGGCATCCTCAAGGCGGCGAACCTCCCGCCGATGGATCCGCAGCGGGCCCGCGAGGTGCTGCGCGCCTCGGGCTCCCCGCAGCAGGACGCGCCGGGCAGGCCGTCCTCGCAGCGGATCGGCAACCGGCCCGACATCCGGGCGGCGGCGATGCGGCTGCTGCCGTCGTCGGTGGGCACGGGTCAGGCCGAACGGTACTGGGACGAGCTGCTCCCGTACCCCAGGGAACTCCCGCCGCGGCTGCGGCTGTTCGTGGCGGGTGCGTGGCGCAACCTGAACGACCCGGCTCCCGACATCCGCCAGGCGGTGCACGCCGCCTTCGCGGGGGGCCGGCCGGACGTACGCGTGTGGTTCTCGGACGAGGAGATCGTCGGCCTCGTCGTCACCGGCTGA
- a CDS encoding PAC2 family protein: protein MIELDGVPELVDPVMVAAFEGWNDAGDAASAAVSHLDREWKGEVFAALDAEDYYDFQVNRPTVFLENGVRKITWPTTRLSVVRTGGDKPRDLVLVRGIEPSMRWRSFCNEILGFAHELGVEMVVILGALLGDTPHTRPVPVSGVTSDPDLARTMDLEETRYEGPTGIVGILQEACTHAGVPAVSLWAAVPHYVSQPPNPKATLALLNRLEDLIGLRIPLGELAEDSRAWQVGVDQLAAEDSEVAEYVQSLEEARDTADLPEASGEAIAREFERYLRRRDPGAGPGGGSSGPGHATEGGDTGTGGAAYLRDASGGRTRPPKKPRTGTEDGPDGGGGDDGGDGSSAGSDSGGSGGSGE, encoded by the coding sequence GTGATCGAGCTCGACGGAGTTCCCGAGCTGGTCGACCCGGTCATGGTGGCCGCGTTCGAGGGCTGGAACGACGCGGGGGACGCCGCCTCGGCGGCGGTCTCCCATCTCGACCGGGAGTGGAAGGGCGAGGTGTTCGCGGCGCTCGACGCCGAGGACTACTACGACTTCCAGGTCAACCGGCCGACCGTCTTTCTGGAGAACGGCGTACGCAAGATCACCTGGCCGACGACCCGGCTCTCCGTGGTGCGCACCGGCGGCGACAAGCCGCGCGACCTGGTGCTGGTGCGGGGCATCGAGCCGTCCATGCGGTGGCGCTCGTTCTGCAACGAGATCCTGGGCTTCGCGCACGAACTCGGTGTGGAGATGGTGGTGATCCTGGGTGCACTGCTCGGTGACACCCCGCACACCCGTCCGGTTCCGGTCAGTGGAGTGACCTCCGATCCGGACCTGGCGCGGACCATGGACCTGGAGGAGACGCGGTACGAGGGCCCCACGGGCATCGTCGGCATCCTCCAGGAGGCGTGCACGCATGCGGGGGTGCCCGCGGTGAGCCTGTGGGCGGCGGTGCCGCACTACGTGTCGCAGCCGCCGAACCCGAAGGCGACGCTGGCGCTGCTGAACCGTCTCGAAGACCTCATCGGGCTGCGCATCCCGCTCGGCGAGCTGGCGGAGGACTCGCGGGCCTGGCAGGTGGGCGTGGACCAGCTGGCCGCCGAGGACAGCGAGGTCGCGGAGTACGTGCAGTCGCTGGAGGAGGCGCGGGACACCGCGGACCTCCCGGAGGCGTCCGGCGAGGCCATCGCCCGGGAGTTCGAGCGGTATCTGCGGCGGCGCGATCCGGGCGCGGGTCCCGGCGGCGGCAGCAGCGGCCCCGGTCACGCCACGGAAGGCGGCGATACGGGGACGGGCGGGGCGGCGTACCTCCGCGACGCCTCCGGCGGCCGGACCAGGCCGCCGAAGAAGCCCCGTACGGGCACGGAGGACGGGCCGGACGGCGGTGGCGGGGACGACGGCGGCGACGGCTCGTCGGCAGGGTCGGACTCCGGGGGCTCGGGAGGCTCCGGGGAGTGA
- a CDS encoding FadR/GntR family transcriptional regulator, producing MAVTDEAIERIKAMIVSGTLRPGDRLPKESELAAELGLSRNSLREAVRALSLIRILDVRQGDGTYVTSLDPQLLLEAVSFVVDFHRDSAVLEFLAVRRILEPAATALACGLLGDEELDALEEQLSALGEEPSVEELVAADLEFHRTIVRGSGNSVLCSLLDGLSGPTTRARVWRGLTQEDAISRTLQEHRAILGALRARDAEAARSWATVHIASVEQWLRSTL from the coding sequence ATGGCCGTCACCGACGAGGCCATCGAACGCATCAAGGCCATGATCGTCTCGGGGACGCTGCGCCCCGGCGACCGACTGCCCAAGGAGAGCGAACTCGCCGCCGAACTGGGACTCTCGCGCAACTCTCTGCGCGAGGCGGTACGGGCGCTGTCCCTGATCCGCATCCTGGACGTCCGGCAGGGCGACGGCACGTACGTGACCAGCCTCGATCCGCAGCTGCTGCTGGAGGCGGTGAGCTTCGTCGTGGACTTCCACCGCGACAGCGCGGTGCTGGAGTTCCTCGCCGTACGGAGGATCCTGGAGCCCGCCGCGACGGCGCTGGCGTGCGGGCTGCTCGGCGACGAGGAGCTGGACGCCCTGGAGGAGCAGCTCAGCGCGCTCGGCGAGGAGCCGTCGGTGGAGGAACTGGTCGCCGCCGACCTGGAGTTCCACCGGACCATCGTGCGGGGGTCGGGGAACTCGGTGCTCTGCTCGCTGCTCGACGGTCTTTCGGGGCCGACCACCCGGGCGCGGGTCTGGCGGGGGCTGACGCAGGAGGACGCGATCAGCCGGACCCTGCAGGAGCACCGGGCGATCCTGGGGGCGCTGCGGGCGCGGGACGCGGAGGCGGCGCGGTCGTGGGCGACGGTGCACATCGCGAGCGTGGAGCAGTGGCTGCGGTCGACGCTGTAG
- a CDS encoding NPCBM/NEW2 domain-containing protein, with protein MRSSTRLRAAAVTALLGLTVGLAGPGAAAQADPPPPATTVGDLTGFEPSTTSAASYDLHAGSTEARVSFVSEETFRIELAPDGKFTDPTGKDIVLPQGKAPRTRWRDRGDRYELSTDKLTLRAYKAPLRFALHRADGTRLWSESRGITWSKDETGKDTTTQTLAPRSDEQFYGAGMQNGRGNTSHRGKTVEVGVDYNWNDGGHPNSVPFYLSTAGYGVYRNTYAPNTYDFGTSGPAVTTAAKENRFDAYYFAGDGKDAAKDVIGQYTKLTGKPFLPPVYGMEIGDADCYLHNANRGERRTLDSLKVADGYVANDMPNGWMLVNDGYGCGYEDLAETAKGLQDRKMQLGLWTEDGIGKLAEQVKAGQRVAKLDVAWVGEGYKFALDGCKDAYRGIEDNSDARGFTWAPESWAGAQRCGVQWSGDQSGSWEYIRWQIPTYAGSTMSGLAYTTGDVDGIFGGSAKTYTRDLQWKMFLGTTMTMDGWAANDKQPFRYGEPYTAINRDYLKLKESLLPYQYSYAHEATQTGVGMVRPLALEYPDDPKAGTDAAKYEFLSGEDFLVAPVYQDSAKRDGIYLPRGTWIDYWTGRTHEGPTTVDNYSAPLDTLPLFVKAGATVPLWPGIRSYADRTAESPLAWDVYPQGKSSFTLYEDDGVTRRHRAGEYATQQADVDAPRRGEGDVSIRIGTSKGDFRGKQAQRPYSFTVHTNSVPDEVELSGRELPRLKSKQAFETALQGWWYDHDTQGGVVKVKTAPLRTDRSFTLELEDTSAVGGKDARATAVVTAAPGQELGAGVTGTVAVDVTAGKRDATAVTVGLNAPAGWQVTPAATVPRIPAGTTKRVEVAVTPAADAKAGDTTLTAAAHYTAAGEQRTAVQRFGVSVMPPPPTADTWASELVWLTSSNGYGPAERDRSNGESGATDGRMLTLAGKTYDKGIGTHADSGIEVYTGGRCTAFTADVGIDDEINGYGEVAFSVEADGKVLWTSPKVTGASATVPVDVKLDGARHVRLKVTDTNNAKSGDHGDWAAARFTCA; from the coding sequence ATGAGATCCTCAACTCGCCTCAGAGCAGCGGCCGTCACGGCCCTGCTGGGCCTGACGGTCGGCCTCGCCGGACCGGGCGCCGCCGCCCAGGCAGACCCTCCGCCCCCCGCCACCACCGTCGGCGACCTCACCGGCTTCGAGCCCAGCACCACGAGCGCAGCCTCGTACGACCTCCACGCGGGAAGCACCGAGGCCCGCGTCAGCTTCGTCTCCGAGGAGACCTTCCGCATCGAACTCGCCCCCGACGGGAAGTTCACCGACCCGACCGGCAAGGACATCGTCCTGCCCCAGGGCAAGGCGCCGAGAACCCGCTGGCGCGACAGGGGCGACCGCTACGAGCTGAGCACCGACAAGCTCACCCTCCGCGCCTACAAGGCCCCCCTCCGCTTCGCCCTCCACCGCGCCGACGGCACCCGGCTCTGGTCCGAGTCCCGGGGCATCACCTGGAGCAAGGACGAGACCGGCAAGGACACCACCACCCAGACCCTCGCCCCCCGCTCCGACGAGCAGTTCTACGGCGCGGGCATGCAGAACGGCCGGGGCAACACCTCCCACCGGGGCAAGACCGTCGAAGTGGGCGTCGACTACAACTGGAACGACGGCGGCCACCCCAACTCCGTCCCCTTCTACCTCTCCACGGCCGGTTACGGCGTCTACCGCAACACGTACGCCCCCAACACCTACGACTTCGGCACGTCCGGGCCCGCCGTCACCACCGCCGCCAAGGAGAACCGTTTCGACGCGTACTACTTCGCGGGCGACGGCAAGGACGCGGCCAAGGACGTCATCGGCCAGTACACGAAGCTCACCGGCAAGCCCTTCCTCCCGCCGGTCTACGGCATGGAGATCGGCGACGCCGACTGCTACCTCCACAACGCCAACCGCGGCGAGCGCCGCACCCTGGACTCCCTCAAGGTCGCCGACGGCTACGTCGCCAACGACATGCCCAACGGCTGGATGCTCGTCAACGACGGCTACGGCTGCGGCTACGAGGACCTCGCCGAGACCGCCAAGGGCCTTCAGGACCGCAAGATGCAGCTCGGCCTGTGGACCGAGGACGGCATCGGCAAACTCGCCGAGCAGGTCAAGGCGGGCCAGCGCGTCGCCAAGCTGGACGTCGCCTGGGTCGGCGAGGGCTACAAGTTCGCCCTCGACGGCTGCAAGGACGCCTACCGGGGCATCGAGGACAACAGCGACGCCCGAGGCTTCACCTGGGCCCCGGAGAGCTGGGCGGGCGCCCAGCGCTGCGGTGTGCAGTGGTCCGGCGACCAGTCGGGCAGCTGGGAGTACATCCGCTGGCAGATACCCACCTACGCGGGCTCCACGATGTCCGGCCTCGCGTACACCACGGGTGACGTCGACGGGATCTTCGGCGGCAGCGCCAAGACGTACACCCGCGACCTCCAGTGGAAGATGTTCCTCGGCACGACCATGACCATGGACGGCTGGGCCGCCAACGACAAGCAGCCCTTCCGCTACGGGGAGCCGTACACCGCCATCAACCGCGACTACCTGAAGCTCAAGGAGTCGCTGCTGCCCTACCAGTACTCCTACGCGCACGAGGCCACCCAAACCGGTGTCGGCATGGTGCGTCCGCTGGCCCTCGAATACCCGGACGACCCCAAGGCGGGCACCGACGCCGCGAAGTACGAGTTCCTGTCCGGCGAGGACTTCCTCGTCGCACCCGTCTACCAGGACAGCGCCAAGCGCGACGGGATCTACCTCCCCCGGGGCACCTGGATCGACTACTGGACCGGCCGCACCCACGAGGGCCCGACCACCGTCGACAACTACAGCGCACCCCTCGACACCCTCCCCCTGTTCGTGAAGGCGGGCGCGACCGTGCCCCTGTGGCCGGGCATCCGCTCCTACGCCGACCGCACCGCCGAATCCCCGCTCGCCTGGGACGTCTACCCGCAGGGGAAGTCGTCCTTCACCCTCTACGAGGACGACGGCGTCACCCGCCGGCACCGGGCGGGCGAGTACGCCACCCAGCAGGCCGACGTCGACGCACCCCGCAGGGGCGAGGGCGACGTGAGCATCCGCATCGGTACCAGCAAGGGCGACTTCCGGGGCAAGCAGGCCCAGCGCCCGTACAGCTTCACCGTGCACACCAACTCCGTCCCCGACGAGGTCGAACTCTCAGGACGCGAACTGCCTCGGCTGAAGAGCAAGCAGGCGTTCGAAACGGCCCTCCAGGGCTGGTGGTACGACCACGACACCCAAGGGGGTGTCGTCAAGGTGAAGACCGCACCGCTGCGCACCGACCGCTCCTTCACCCTGGAGCTGGAGGACACCAGCGCGGTCGGCGGCAAGGACGCACGGGCCACCGCCGTGGTGACCGCAGCACCGGGCCAGGAGCTCGGTGCGGGCGTCACCGGCACGGTCGCCGTCGACGTCACCGCGGGCAAGCGCGACGCCACCGCCGTCACCGTCGGACTGAACGCCCCCGCCGGATGGCAGGTCACCCCCGCGGCCACCGTGCCGCGCATCCCCGCGGGCACCACCAAGAGGGTCGAGGTCGCCGTCACCCCCGCCGCTGACGCCAAGGCGGGCGACACCACCCTCACCGCGGCGGCGCACTACACAGCGGCAGGGGAGCAGCGCACCGCCGTACAGCGCTTCGGCGTCTCCGTGATGCCACCGCCGCCGACCGCCGACACCTGGGCGAGCGAGCTGGTGTGGCTGACGTCGTCCAACGGCTACGGCCCGGCCGAACGCGACCGCAGCAACGGCGAGTCCGGTGCCACGGACGGAAGGATGCTCACCCTCGCCGGGAAGACGTACGACAAGGGCATCGGCACCCACGCCGACTCCGGCATCGAGGTCTACACGGGCGGCCGGTGCACCGCGTTCACCGCCGACGTCGGCATCGACGACGAGATCAACGGCTACGGCGAGGTCGCCTTCTCCGTGGAGGCCGACGGCAAGGTGCTGTGGACCTCGCCCAAGGTGACGGGGGCGTCCGCCACCGTCCCGGTGGACGTGAAGCTGGACGGGGCGCGGCACGTGCGCCTGAAGGTCACCGACACCAACAACGCCAAGTCGGGCGACCACGGCGACTGGGCGGCGGCCCGCTTCACCTGCGCCTGA